A single region of the Salvia miltiorrhiza cultivar Shanhuang (shh) chromosome 8, IMPLAD_Smil_shh, whole genome shotgun sequence genome encodes:
- the LOC130997353 gene encoding cyclic pyranopterin monophosphate synthase, mitochondrial, whose protein sequence is MFLRRFATILKPFPRVRFFSSDGSHDFAKTIAELNQEMEFVFGAPPPSSLDSPTLDQESHVVAKGVNGQQAPAPPSGLSHIDSKGEARMVDISSKEITKRVALASCKVVLGEKVFGLVSANQMEKGDVLGVAKIAGVCGAKQTSNLIPLCHNINLSRVHVDLALNHRDFSIEIRGEAASTGKTGVEMEALTAVTVAGLTVYDMCKAASKDIVITDVRLEQKSGGKSGDWSR, encoded by the exons ATGTTTCTTCGTCGATTTGCAACGATACTGAAGCCTTTTCCGAGGGTTAGATTCTTCAGCAGTGACGGCAGCCATGATTTTGCCAAAACTATCGCCGAGCTCAATCAG GAAATGGAGTTTGTGTTTGGTGCACCTCCCCCGTCATCCCTTGACAGTCCGACTCTAGATCAAGAATCGCATGTTGTAGCCAAAGGTGTCAATGGACAACAAGCGCCTGCGCCTCCTTCTGGATTGAGTCACATTGATAGCAAAGGCGAAGCCCGAATGGTTGACATCTCCTCCAAGGAGATAACCAAGAGAGTGGCACTTGCTAGTTGCAAAGTCGTGTTAGGTGAGAAGGTGTTTGGTTTGGTCTCAGCCAACCAGATGGAGAAAGGAGATGTTCTTGGTGTAGCCAAGATTGCTGGAGTCTGTGGCGCAAAGCAGACGAGCAACCTCATCCCGTTGTGCCACAACATCAACCTGTCGCGTGTTCATGTGGATCTGGCCTTGAATCACCGTGATTTCAGCATTGAGATACGAGGTGAAGCTGCCTCCACCGGGAAGACTGGGGTTGAGATGGAAGCCCTCACCGCGGTTACAGTTGCTGGCCTTACAGTGTATGATATGTGCAAGGCTGCTTCCAAGGATATTGTCATTACAGATGTAAGGCTTGAACAGAAAAGTGGAGGGAAGAGTGGGGATTGGTCCAGGTAA